The DNA sequence GAAATTCCGAAGTTCATTCCCGTGATATGCAATGCGAGAATTCCACCAACTAAAGCAAAAGGAACATTCGCCAAAACCAAGATCGAATCTTTTAAGTTTCCAAATAAAATAAACAAAAGGAAGAAAATCATCACCAAACTGATCGGCACTACTTCTGCCAAACGCTTGGTCGCCCGTTCTTGATTTTCAAATTGTCCCGTCCAACCTATTGAATATCCTTGCGGAAGTTTAATCTGACTCACTTTTTTCTGTGCATCAGCAATCGTACTTCCTAAATCACGATCTCGAATAGAAAACTTCACTCCAATATATCTTTGAATATTATCGCGGTAAATAAACGCCGCACCATCATCTTGATGAATGTCCGCAATTTCTTTCAACGGAATTAAAGAACCTTCCTGCGTAGGCACCATCAGCGAAGCCAAATCATTTTCATCTTTTCGGTATTCCTCAGCATAACGAATTCTGATATCAAATTTCCGTTCACCATCAAAAAGTTCGGAAGCGGTTTTCCCACCAAAAGCAGTTTCTAAAACAGATTGTGCATCTGCAAGCGAAACGCCGTACTGCGCCATCTTTTCGCGATTCAAAACTACGCTGAGTTCCGGCTGACCAATATTTTTAATAATCCCAGGCTCTTTAACACCGTCTACATCTTTCAAAATATCATTGACCTGTTTGGCATATTTATCTAAAGTATTCAAATTATCACCATAAATCTTCACTCCATTTTCTGCCTTGAAACCAGCAACAGCTTCGGCAACGTTATCTGAAATCGGTTGTGAATAATTATAAGTGATTCCCTGATGTTCTTTTAATTTCGTGTCCATCTCTTCGATAAGACCATCCAGTGTAATCTTTCTCTTCCACTTTTCTTTTGGCTGAAGACTCACTGCGAACTGCACAAATCCAAAACCATTCGGATCTGTTCCGTCATTACTTCGGCCCGCTTGCGTCAAGACATCGGTGACTTCTGGAAAACTTCTCAACGTCTTTTTGAGTTCTTCGGTCGTCTTCAAAGATTCTTTTAAACTGACACTCATCGGCATTTCGGCGGTGACCCAAAGTGCGCCTTCATTTAAAGGTGGCAAAAATTCTGTTCCTAAAAATCGGGCAGAAAAAAGCGTTATCCCTAAAAAGACTAAAGAAACCAACAAACTCATTTTTTTATGTTTAAAGGTATAAGCAAGACCTTTCCCAACAATCCGTTCCCAGAATTCTGCGAAAACATTGCGTTTCTCCCGAATGTTTTTCTTTAATAATAAATGAGAAAGAACGGGTACCAAAGTCAGCGTAAAGAGCAATGCGCCTAACAAAGCAAATCCCAACGTAAAAGCCAATGGCGCAAACATTTTACCTTCTACCTTTTGAAACGAAAATATCGGAATAAGAGAGGTAATAATAATTACTTTAGAAAAGAAAATGGCTTTACCTAAACCAATTCCGGTGGTTTTAATCCAACCTCCTTTTGCCATTTTGTTGAATCGTTCCATACCATATTTTTTGGCTTTATGATCGAGCATGACGAAAATCCCCTCGACCATGACGACGGCGCCATCAATGATAATCCCAAAATCTACCGCACCTAGTGACAATAAATTCGCACTCATTCCCGCCATCTTTAAACATAGAAAAGCAAACAGCAAAGACAAAGGAATAATAATCGATACGATAAAAGTCGTTCGCCAATCTGCCATAAAAAGAAATACAATTACCGTAACGAAAACAATTCCTTCAATCAGGTTATGCATAATAGTTTTCGTGGTGAAATCCATTAAATTTTCGCGATTGTAAACCGTAATAATCTTCGTGTCTTTTGGTAAAATCTTATTATTGAGTTCGTCGATTTTTTCTTTAACCAAGTGTAAAACCTCAACAGGATTCTCCCCTTTTCGCATCACAATAATTCCAGCAACAACATCACTTTCATCATTAAAACCCGCCTGACCAACTCGCGGCAAAGAACTTTCATGAACAGACGCGACGTTTTTAATTAAAATAGGATTGCCATGATCATTTTGTATCGTAACGTTTTCGATATCTTGAATTGACTTTAACAAACCAATTCCACGAACAACATACGATTGTCCGTTTTTTTCGATAACATCACCACCTACGTTTAAATTCCCTTGATTAACAGCCTCATAAACCTGAGAAGTCGTCAAATTATATTGCTCCAACTTTCGCGGATCGATACTTAATTCAAATATTTTCTCCTGACCACCAAAAACATTCACATCAGCGACTCCCGGAATTCCACGTAACGCACGATCTACGACCCAAGTTTGTAAAGTCAATAATTCACGCGAATCTTTTTTTGGACTTTCTAAAATGTACCGATAGATTTCGCCGGTTGGTCCGTATGGCGGCTGAACATCGGGTTCGGCACCTTCCGGAAAATGAACGGTTCGTAATTGGTTATTGATTTGTGTTCTGGCAAAAGCATCATCAACGCCATCATCAAAAATAATTTTTATAATGGAAAGCCCAAACATGGTTGTACTTCTGATGCTGGATTTTTTCTGCACAGAACTCATCGACAATTCCACGGGAGTTGTTACAAAACGTTCTACTTCTTCCGCACTTCTACCATTCCATTGGGTAATGATGACTATTTGAGTATTGGTAACGTCCGGGAAGGCTTCGATCGGCATATTTTTAAAACTGACGTAACCAGAGATCGCCAGAAGCGCAACCCAAATAAAAGTAAAGGCTTTATTCTTGAGTGAAAAAGCAATGATATTTTTTATAAATTTATTCATGAATTTTATATTTGCTAAAAACCAATGAGACTTCGGTTTCTTTTAATTGAAATAGAACTTAAATTATTCGTTTAATGATCTGTAGAATAAGAGTTGATTATTGGTCACCACCTTATCGCCTTCTTTAAGTCCATCCGAGATATAAGAAATATTCCCTGTTTGTTTGGCTACTTTTACTTCCTGCACTTTTACATTACTTTGGCTTTTAAACAAAATCACATAATATCGGTTATCATCAAAAATTAAAGCGTTCGACGGAATAGAAAGGGCGGTCGCATCTTCAGTTTTAAATACTTTAATCGTCGCTTTACTTTCAGGAATGAGTTCACCATTCGCATTTTCTAAAACCACTCTTGCCTGCATCGAATTGGTTTCAGGATCGATGATTTTAAAGATCTTATCAATTTTTCCGTGGAATATTTTATCAGGCGCAGTTAAGGTGGAAACTTCCGCTTTCATCCCCAAAGAAATTTTATGAATATCGCTTTGGTTAATATTCAGAATCGCCCAAACATTGGTCGTATTGGCAACATCGAAAATATTATCAGTCCGATCGCTCCTGAGTTGCATGTCTTTATTAATGTTTTTCTCAACAATATATCCACTGATTGGCGAAATCACCGAGTAAATATTTCCTTTACCCATATTGTAAACCTGATTCACCGCTTGCGATCTTCGAAGTTCATCTTCCGCTTTTTGAACCTGGCTTTTCGCTTCCAAGACTTCTCGTTCTGTGCTTAATTTGCCATTGTACATATCTTGCGCAACCCGAAGGTTTTTCTGCGCAACTACCAAATCTGTTTTGGCATCACTCAAATCTTTTTGATAACCGGCAACTTCAGTACTTCTAATCGTGGCAAGCACTTGACCTTTTCTCACGTAATCGCCCAGTTCCGCATTGATGGAAACAACATTACCTCCAACGAGTGGAAAGATATCGATGTACTGATTTTTATCGGCTGCGATTTTTCCAAAAAAACTTATTTCATCTTTAATGTATTCGTTTTGAACATCTACTACGGTGGTTGATTTCATCATTAAATTACTAATAACAAAGCCTTTTGCTGCTTCTATATCTTTTTTATCATCCTCTTTTTTACAGTTTATTAAAGTAAAAAGGGCAAGTAAAATGATTAAATTTTTCTTCATGGTTAATTGAAAATAGGAGTTTGTATAAGTTGGTTTAATTGTTCAGCCGAGATCACGACCTGCTTTTTGATTTCGTCGATTTGCAAAACGGTTTCTTTGTAACTGGTCGTAAAATCTGTGAAATCGATGAGACTGATATTTCCTTTTCTGAAATTATCCTGCATTCCTTTATAAACTGCATTCAAATTATTAAGGTCAGTTTGCTCAATACCGAAATATTGATCATAATTATTCTGCCAGTTTTGATAAGCCGCTGTAATCTTATTTTCCAGTTCTTGCTTTTGGTAGTCGGTATTTTTCTGACTTTGTTCGATTAAAATCTGGGCTTTCTGAACATTTCCTTGATTTTGCTTCCATAAAGGAATCGGAATTCCGACGGTGAAATTAATTTCATTGTGAAAAATCCCACTATTTTGATTCCATTGTAGTCCGCCAGTAACATCGGGCGTATTTAATGATTTTTGCCATTTGTAATAGGACTTGCTATTTTCAATGGATTTTAAAGTGTACAAATAATCGGCATTATGTTCTAAGCCGATCTTTTTTAATTCATCTAAAGAAATTAGAGGTTGATTTTTAATCAGTAACTGAACTTCATCTTCCGACATTTCAGGAATAATAGTATCGCTGATGCCGGTTAAAGTGTGGAGATTTTGTAGTTCAGTAAAAATAGAATTTCTAATTTGTAATTTCTCATTATTAAGATCCAAAACCATTGACTGTAATCTTACTTGATCTTTGAGCGCGATGTTTCCTTTTGCTGTTTGAACTTTATAGGCTTTGACCAAATCAGTTAAAAAACTCAACTGACTGTCGATATTTTCTAATTTTTTTTGATCAAAATAAATGGAATAAAAACTTTCCCGCAGTTGCGATTTAAGTTCAAATAACAATTGATTAAACTGAAGTTGGGATAACTCCTTATTGGATTTTGCAAACTCTACCTCATTTTTTCTTTTTCCGCCCAAAAGGAAAAGTTGCTGAACTGCTAAACTTTTACTCGGTCCAAGATTAAGAAAGGTGTTGTTTTCAGGATTAAAAATATTTGCTTCAAAAGAGGCTTGCGGAAGTTCCCAGATTTTCGCCTGAACAATATCTGCATCGGCTGCCGAAATATTGTATTGTTGGGCGATGAGTTGTAAATTGTTTTTAACAAAAGATTGCTCTGCTTGCTGAAGGCTGATTTTTTGCTGTGAAAAAGCCCAGGAAGAAACCAGCAAAGCGATCAAGATTATTTTATTCATATTAGTCCTTTTTAAGAAGGGCAAAAATGAAGAGTTAACCTTAAAAGAAACTTAAGTTAACCTTAAAAAAAACTTAAAAAGCAAATCATCAATCTTTAAACCGCAAAAGAGACAAAAGGTAAATGGAAAAAGGATTTCAAAAGAATGCAAAAAAAAGGATGACCATTATAGCATTCACCTTTTACATACTTTTGAATAACTTAATGCTTCAAAACTTTTGTAAATCTTTTGCTGTAAAAAAAAACTTAAAAAGTTACAATGGAAAGTTAATCATGAAAATATTTTGGTTGGGTGAGGCACTTTGATAAGTGATCGTCGCTTTGTGATATTCCAGAATTCGTTTTACAATTTTTAATCCTAAACCAGAACCGGAAGTTTTTTGTGAATTGCTTCCTCTCATAAATGGATCGAACAAACGCTTTTGTTCTTCTGCAGAAATAGTGCTGCCAAAACTCAGAACATTTACAGTTAAAGAATGAAGAGATTCCTCAATCGTTACATTGACGAAATCGTTGTCTGTATAAATCGCAGCATTTTTAAACAAATTAATAAATACAATTTCCAATAAAGATTTCACTCCTTGAATAGTAAGTTGAGAACTTTCTATACTGTGGTCAGAAATTTGAAAATCCATTTTCAGCTTCGGGAAGTTTTTCTCTACTTTTTGGTAAGCATCAA is a window from the Kaistella flava (ex Peng et al. 2021) genome containing:
- a CDS encoding efflux RND transporter permease subunit, with the protein product MNKFIKNIIAFSLKNKAFTFIWVALLAISGYVSFKNMPIEAFPDVTNTQIVIITQWNGRSAEEVERFVTTPVELSMSSVQKKSSIRSTTMFGLSIIKIIFDDGVDDAFARTQINNQLRTVHFPEGAEPDVQPPYGPTGEIYRYILESPKKDSRELLTLQTWVVDRALRGIPGVADVNVFGGQEKIFELSIDPRKLEQYNLTTSQVYEAVNQGNLNVGGDVIEKNGQSYVVRGIGLLKSIQDIENVTIQNDHGNPILIKNVASVHESSLPRVGQAGFNDESDVVAGIIVMRKGENPVEVLHLVKEKIDELNNKILPKDTKIITVYNRENLMDFTTKTIMHNLIEGIVFVTVIVFLFMADWRTTFIVSIIIPLSLLFAFLCLKMAGMSANLLSLGAVDFGIIIDGAVVMVEGIFVMLDHKAKKYGMERFNKMAKGGWIKTTGIGLGKAIFFSKVIIITSLIPIFSFQKVEGKMFAPLAFTLGFALLGALLFTLTLVPVLSHLLLKKNIREKRNVFAEFWERIVGKGLAYTFKHKKMSLLVSLVFLGITLFSARFLGTEFLPPLNEGALWVTAEMPMSVSLKESLKTTEELKKTLRSFPEVTDVLTQAGRSNDGTDPNGFGFVQFAVSLQPKEKWKRKITLDGLIEEMDTKLKEHQGITYNYSQPISDNVAEAVAGFKAENGVKIYGDNLNTLDKYAKQVNDILKDVDGVKEPGIIKNIGQPELSVVLNREKMAQYGVSLADAQSVLETAFGGKTASELFDGERKFDIRIRYAEEYRKDENDLASLMVPTQEGSLIPLKEIADIHQDDGAAFIYRDNIQRYIGVKFSIRDRDLGSTIADAQKKVSQIKLPQGYSIGWTGQFENQERATKRLAEVVPISLVMIFFLLFILFGNLKDSILVLANVPFALVGGILALHITGMNFGISAGVGFIALFGICIQNGVLLLSEFHQNIKSGMDVAAGILEGVKIRTRPVVMTAMMASVGLLPAALSTGIGSESQKPLAVVIIGGLITATVLTLLVFPIIFWIFNKTKKSDEFYQN
- a CDS encoding efflux RND transporter periplasmic adaptor subunit, producing the protein MKKNLIILLALFTLINCKKEDDKKDIEAAKGFVISNLMMKSTTVVDVQNEYIKDEISFFGKIAADKNQYIDIFPLVGGNVVSINAELGDYVRKGQVLATIRSTEVAGYQKDLSDAKTDLVVAQKNLRVAQDMYNGKLSTEREVLEAKSQVQKAEDELRRSQAVNQVYNMGKGNIYSVISPISGYIVEKNINKDMQLRSDRTDNIFDVANTTNVWAILNINQSDIHKISLGMKAEVSTLTAPDKIFHGKIDKIFKIIDPETNSMQARVVLENANGELIPESKATIKVFKTEDATALSIPSNALIFDDNRYYVILFKSQSNVKVQEVKVAKQTGNISYISDGLKEGDKVVTNNQLLFYRSLNE
- a CDS encoding TolC family protein, with amino-acid sequence MNKIILIALLVSSWAFSQQKISLQQAEQSFVKNNLQLIAQQYNISAADADIVQAKIWELPQASFEANIFNPENNTFLNLGPSKSLAVQQLFLLGGKRKNEVEFAKSNKELSQLQFNQLLFELKSQLRESFYSIYFDQKKLENIDSQLSFLTDLVKAYKVQTAKGNIALKDQVRLQSMVLDLNNEKLQIRNSIFTELQNLHTLTGISDTIIPEMSEDEVQLLIKNQPLISLDELKKIGLEHNADYLYTLKSIENSKSYYKWQKSLNTPDVTGGLQWNQNSGIFHNEINFTVGIPIPLWKQNQGNVQKAQILIEQSQKNTDYQKQELENKITAAYQNWQNNYDQYFGIEQTDLNNLNAVYKGMQDNFRKGNISLIDFTDFTTSYKETVLQIDEIKKQVVISAEQLNQLIQTPIFN